A part of Lepisosteus oculatus isolate fLepOcu1 chromosome 16, fLepOcu1.hap2, whole genome shotgun sequence genomic DNA contains:
- the LOC102685415 gene encoding phosphoprotein associated with glycosphingolipid-enriched microdomains 1 isoform X1 has product MASVQGGAKQTPDSSSYSSVLILGTITAASAFVITVLIVLLCMGCKRKEKPKRIQADGVKLMDMNSLRQTKLRSISKSDTRLHDINKLDYNARKASKNRPASMDLLYLPNRRSDLDLRCPQSRQLPKIPLGSGAEREHTYSEVRPRAPEDALYESVGGKNEAETAGSATLVQPKPQNPAQPNGNGITAPTNTQASDAVTAEYACIRKVRKNDKTPLQLKQPENGTGSREPETIRSNTELHPTHRKQDLPRKPIDEFHLLSFPKETVFMGNGEQYIWKPPEEGDISMLQSRPSAPPSVPHGDNNQGQLTAVEISEMYSKVCKPTKKRKPPASPPSTKENAGHRTEHCSGSNAEGEAGTGYDVTKTQVWAGSAQAVMPSEDPCYESISEKTWVGGGDADPAYETIDANWKRDKALAPQQGKKKKAISKTLPRENLYESISDLKQGATTSTTTIFTFNDGVEMYVTGL; this is encoded by the exons ATGGCGTCAGTGCAGGGCGGAGCGAAGCAAACTCCAGATTCCTCTTCCTACAGCAGTGTCTTAATTCTCGGGACCATCACAGCAGCCTCTGCCTTTGTGATCACGGTACTCATCGTGCTGCTGTGCATGGGATGCAAAAG gaaggaGAAACCAAAAAGAATCCAGGCAGATGGGGTAAAACTGATGGACATG AATTCACTGAGGCAAACAAAGCTGCGCTCCATTAGCAAGTCTGACACAAGGCTTCATGATATAAACAAACTAGACTACAATGCAAGAA AAGCATCGAAAAATCGTCCAGCCAGCATGGATCTCCTGTACCTTCCCAACCGCAGGTCTGACTTGGACTTGCGATGCCCTCAAAGCAGACAGCTCCCGAAAATTCCTCTCGGTTCCGGGGCGGAAAGGGAGCACACCTATTCTGAGGTGAGGCCCCGCGCCCCAGAAGATGCTCTTTATGAAAGCGTCGGGGGCAAGAATGAGGCTGAGACAGCAGGCAGCGCTACACTAGTTCAGCCGAAACCACAAAACCCGGCCCAGCCCAATGGGAACGGCATCACAGCCCCCACAAATACCCAAGCCTCGGACGCTGTAACGGCTGAGTACGCCTGCATCCGCAAGGTCAGGAAGAACGACAAGACCCCTCTCCAGCTGAAGCAGCCTGAAAATGGCACAGGTTCGAGAGAGCCAGAAACCATCCGCTCTAACACAGAGCTACACCCTACACATCGCAAACAGGATCTGCCAAGAAAACCCATTGATGAGTTCCATTTGCTTTCTTTTCCCAAG GAGACTGTATTCATGGGCAATGGTGAACAGTACATATGGAAGCCCCCTGAAGAAGGTGATATCTCCATGCTCCAGTCAAGACCAAGTGCGCCACCAAGCGTCCCACATGGAGACAACAATCAAGGACAGCTGACCGCTGTGGAG ATTTCAGAGATGTATTCAAAGGTGTGCAAACCCACAAAGAAGAGGAAGCCTCCTGCGTCACCTCCATCCACTAAAGAGAACGCTGGGCACAGGACTGAGCACTGTTCAGGTAGCAATGCGGAGGGGGAGGCGGGCACAGGGTATGATGTCACAAAGACACAGGTCTGGGCAGGAAGTGCCCAGGCAGTGATGCCCAGTGAAGACCCCTGCTACGAGTCCATTAGTGAGAAGACCTGGGTGGGGGGCGGGGATGCTGACCCAGCCTACGAAACTATTGACGCCAACTGGAAAAGGGACAAAGCCCTGGCACCCCAGCAAGGCAAAAAGAAGAAGGCAATCTCAAAGACCCTCCCCAGGGAGAACTTATACGAAAGCATCAGCGATCTGAAGCAAGGGGCCACCACCAGCACAACCACCATATTCACATTTAATGATGGTGTCGAAATGTATGTCACGGGACTATAG
- the LOC102685415 gene encoding uncharacterized protein isoform X2 — protein MDMNSLRQTKLRSISKSDTRLHDINKLDYNARKASKNRPASMDLLYLPNRRSDLDLRCPQSRQLPKIPLGSGAEREHTYSEVRPRAPEDALYESVGGKNEAETAGSATLVQPKPQNPAQPNGNGITAPTNTQASDAVTAEYACIRKVRKNDKTPLQLKQPENGTGSREPETIRSNTELHPTHRKQDLPRKPIDEFHLLSFPKETVFMGNGEQYIWKPPEEGDISMLQSRPSAPPSVPHGDNNQGQLTAVEISEMYSKVCKPTKKRKPPASPPSTKENAGHRTEHCSGSNAEGEAGTGYDVTKTQVWAGSAQAVMPSEDPCYESISEKTWVGGGDADPAYETIDANWKRDKALAPQQGKKKKAISKTLPRENLYESISDLKQGATTSTTTIFTFNDGVEMYVTGL, from the exons ATGGACATG AATTCACTGAGGCAAACAAAGCTGCGCTCCATTAGCAAGTCTGACACAAGGCTTCATGATATAAACAAACTAGACTACAATGCAAGAA AAGCATCGAAAAATCGTCCAGCCAGCATGGATCTCCTGTACCTTCCCAACCGCAGGTCTGACTTGGACTTGCGATGCCCTCAAAGCAGACAGCTCCCGAAAATTCCTCTCGGTTCCGGGGCGGAAAGGGAGCACACCTATTCTGAGGTGAGGCCCCGCGCCCCAGAAGATGCTCTTTATGAAAGCGTCGGGGGCAAGAATGAGGCTGAGACAGCAGGCAGCGCTACACTAGTTCAGCCGAAACCACAAAACCCGGCCCAGCCCAATGGGAACGGCATCACAGCCCCCACAAATACCCAAGCCTCGGACGCTGTAACGGCTGAGTACGCCTGCATCCGCAAGGTCAGGAAGAACGACAAGACCCCTCTCCAGCTGAAGCAGCCTGAAAATGGCACAGGTTCGAGAGAGCCAGAAACCATCCGCTCTAACACAGAGCTACACCCTACACATCGCAAACAGGATCTGCCAAGAAAACCCATTGATGAGTTCCATTTGCTTTCTTTTCCCAAG GAGACTGTATTCATGGGCAATGGTGAACAGTACATATGGAAGCCCCCTGAAGAAGGTGATATCTCCATGCTCCAGTCAAGACCAAGTGCGCCACCAAGCGTCCCACATGGAGACAACAATCAAGGACAGCTGACCGCTGTGGAG ATTTCAGAGATGTATTCAAAGGTGTGCAAACCCACAAAGAAGAGGAAGCCTCCTGCGTCACCTCCATCCACTAAAGAGAACGCTGGGCACAGGACTGAGCACTGTTCAGGTAGCAATGCGGAGGGGGAGGCGGGCACAGGGTATGATGTCACAAAGACACAGGTCTGGGCAGGAAGTGCCCAGGCAGTGATGCCCAGTGAAGACCCCTGCTACGAGTCCATTAGTGAGAAGACCTGGGTGGGGGGCGGGGATGCTGACCCAGCCTACGAAACTATTGACGCCAACTGGAAAAGGGACAAAGCCCTGGCACCCCAGCAAGGCAAAAAGAAGAAGGCAATCTCAAAGACCCTCCCCAGGGAGAACTTATACGAAAGCATCAGCGATCTGAAGCAAGGGGCCACCACCAGCACAACCACCATATTCACATTTAATGATGGTGTCGAAATGTATGTCACGGGACTATAG